One stretch of Bordetella avium DNA includes these proteins:
- a CDS encoding C80 family cysteine peptidase: MNTHCYRLRWSHHTRQCVPVAEILCSVGASGRRGGRRQRWRLLPLAASLVFAGLDSALAQQLAADGRVSIDTAPNGVAVIAIAPPDAQGVSRNPFPSFDTRQPGAVFNNSTRDGRSQLAGQLLRNPRLSGGPSAALILAEVQGLAPSHLSGALEVFGPRAALVIANPNGIQADGLSTINVSALTLSTGRVLEGAPRLLLDVRQGEVTLGAQGVNTDGLAAFDVVAHTIRVQGAIAPGSGGAPAALRLQAGASRYDAALREVMPQTLETATPALIAGSALGAMHGAYIRLRASGSGAGVRMQGVLASAQDLIVQADGQVSLRTSAARGEIRVQAGQDLELGAADSQTLARQALALHAGGAIQVQGQGQAGRLTIEGRSLSWDAGVWRVRGVPEHEAIRITLAQGYRSAKAATLTLDQGHARLRAGSLAQAGLLAARDGEIQLQLGGAAHNAGRIEASRALVIKTPATLDNAGELRGQRLQAEAAALQNSGAMQTVAGDLRLLSQTTLRNSGRIRSQGELRAHSLGALLNTGQIVGGQLLAVQANHLDNSGALQAQDLLAQTPGALANTGRIEAQRRLDIATGTYANTGVMAGQNTRLSTSQPLTLDARAAAPQASSALRISSPAITVAAPLASPAALTLQATESDLDNASAITAGQTLVLRAQGAIRNRTGALIWSAQDLGLASQDLLNARHGLIYAQGAMAIEARGQLINRLGRIESGAAMQIDTPDLQNLAEVSGDVRVDPSQGGRVRGARYSVGRFLRSAHLQIGDFSGGDIVSTLQAEQGVIHAGGAMAVNQGARHGQPNQVLNQGRLTAQGQQDIDAQVRNTSPFKPLSLIDYFQRIPVPYEIWDSAASLSPIVRKQSLYALLDHALTRHPKESDNWYKIWGLYDYKNAWLGTALALTDMRQAPALSSALAQALGGDWRGLSEDERSQRWQALIQGERGGILPIYPAQTAVIGGNQGVTIQGGLQNGEAMPAHLEAGLDPALRAAMQTAKQGWKPLPATPATSLSPSPAPTQANTQHPQADPATPPEGANHATPSGTPSPALPAQEADDFADTLAQLLANNHLFGHAGPVGAVPTPYYETRVPFVDPSRFYGSAYFFERVGYRPQAPMYVAGDNYFDDRFIRRQAERLMGAQLSRMPHTNLARQLMDNAAQAQAALGLQVGVAPTAEQLARLQDDIVWYTWHEIDGQSVLMPQVYLGQGTRAQPAVGAALASAGDIRVEGGAIQQNNAWIAGRTVRLQAGANDVQIVNSDGVRGGVQADEAVDIAGRNLYIKGGVIQGKTVTLAAQHRLEIVTGRAADGQGQFRRDTHTGVFAGDSLSAQAGQDLLMRGAQLAGERVALQANNAYLGEVRQASGQREHHFNSDFLTLFFAESNARHTQNQGAGSTIQADTLDLNIGHDLGLLGGQIQARRTTGQIGGDMVAVASARHTMSTQQDIAFELMIGARAGAGGQEASATANQYSGHKSAAGQGAMSGAEARTGISFSYAHAHSQATTHHNAQLNLGAGRLEVGGRLDLGGADINADRAQDTAAHAGTLAISAQAIESTRYLDTASSQEESGGFFVGLKANARSSLLDVATHIGTTAQQGQQAEVDPGLTALQAVGDVSNLVLNDTGEVSASLGAELSYGRSDHHQQSENSHILGGNLHLTSTQGDIELVGARFAGGESVVLDAAHALHIRSAQSTESASSQSHSLSGYMNYSASCNAVQGACGASGNVSLGGSHTTSQLEARRYANSQIQAQHITLKSGGDTNLIGTRAQADQALTVQAGGSLRLDTLQDHQRSASNGGDWSLSAGAGVNTRTLGAVLFNAGVTVHHEHDNYDTTTQAAGLHAGQRLTMRVGRDAALTGAAITAAGPGSSVDIGGKLIARTLQASRDHDGGYGGASAGISQSSSLPTLTLNAGRIAGEHYAATLNATVDIGQTRGNGTLQAATEGPLMQQATQQEVVQHKRRWAQNDIQITFSKLDVGSKQAKQKMARGELDGLTAMDLKRNRVGPSSAELLPDKVAAHAPLQEAQATAKAPPDSSKIRSVSCDAGRCVPQELNALRAAPETLNLQVLGDRGLGAGQSDPQALATSAPDVGQKKSPSSGSGTSSTELAPSASIPDSRAPRERSPSLPLATGDRYQHRLIVPLSADATTQTAAARLAGKHAANSILLPADSQEAWRTAAQAMPRLDGRIKLQFVGHGSNDESTLGERNAATLAAMIQGLSPRLGVRLDKVALVGCDTGACSGRDIASPLRGLLRQQAPQAVVSAYEGRVDVSSLGKKLRVTEGGLGIGGSKPRHDSATATREESLEAPQSLIRYRITHPTSGYELLGNDKVEITQNGTADQLIILAHGSWTGLHLDSLRDYSGYTRIPQELAPVYFYSRHGETSYGAALQAILEAPDIALQGMPAITFSSRKQLRYNAQKNGFSFHDHKRFSAQKAQRVEVAPPGSWVPNYDLKVEDFGLLSDAHAGNLHPRFDVATATDRGGTTPFSDVLNMATATGSQYKAIHFLPCRICRDAQGRPIPARNDIIFVALDDARPESPPLVSPLPDPYGSRVVIQLDADLANEKAARRLTARHPENTAWLRLRPGDRVSLVSAGKQIQPGPQKIQLVGNASQHKGTPIIGGITAREAAQFIRTASTAVEPGAWLEKVSLVSCVTAACARNRLSDEVRRILKSRVEIQDFPSPPPSHGQDRPALSGAIPKHKTPQRSSQASGPSLAPGDRYQHRLIVPLATDPATQTAAARLAGKHAANSIVLAAATQEAWRTATATMPRLDGRIKLQFVGHGSHDEATLGGKNAATLAAMIQDLSPRLGADAKLDKVALVGCDTGACAGRDIASQLRGVLRQQAPHAVVSAYDGKVDVSSLGKKTRVKEGGLGICCSKPRHNNAPASPGKNTKTPVIQFSTPHPTSGVTLMGNDKVEITQNGTADQLIVLAHGSWTPPHLDSPSDDIGYTRIPHGVAPIYFYSRHGEPTHGIALEQVMAAPDLALRGMPAIDFSSRKEIRHAAQAAGSAFHQYRQFLAKKTQRVEVAAAGTRVPDYDLEREDVDMLESAHAGMVNTRFDVITAAKPENPSARFSDVLKMVKATGHPYKAIHFIACRTCLDSDGEPIAANDDIDSGLPSQPTNGIPSTVASSRDPYRSRIVLQLETTPSTRKSHAA; this comes from the coding sequence ATGAATACCCATTGCTACCGTCTGCGCTGGAGTCACCATACCCGTCAATGTGTGCCCGTCGCTGAAATCCTTTGCAGCGTGGGCGCTTCAGGCCGGCGGGGCGGGCGGCGCCAACGCTGGCGTTTGCTGCCCCTGGCGGCCAGCCTGGTTTTCGCCGGTCTGGACTCGGCGCTGGCGCAGCAACTAGCGGCCGATGGCCGGGTATCGATCGATACCGCGCCCAATGGCGTGGCGGTGATCGCTATCGCGCCGCCCGATGCCCAAGGCGTCTCGCGCAATCCCTTTCCCTCTTTTGACACCCGGCAGCCGGGCGCGGTGTTCAATAACAGCACCCGCGACGGGCGCTCGCAGCTGGCCGGGCAGTTGTTACGCAACCCGCGGCTGAGCGGCGGCCCCTCGGCCGCCCTGATTCTCGCCGAGGTGCAGGGGCTGGCGCCCAGCCATCTGAGCGGGGCGCTGGAGGTCTTCGGTCCGCGCGCGGCCCTGGTCATCGCCAACCCCAACGGCATCCAGGCCGACGGTCTGTCAACGATCAATGTCTCGGCCCTGACCCTGTCCACGGGCCGGGTGCTCGAGGGCGCGCCCAGGCTGTTGCTGGACGTGCGCCAGGGCGAGGTCACCCTTGGCGCGCAGGGCGTCAACACCGATGGGCTTGCCGCCTTTGATGTGGTCGCCCACACGATTCGGGTCCAGGGCGCGATCGCCCCGGGCTCGGGCGGCGCGCCCGCCGCGCTGCGGCTGCAAGCGGGCGCGAGCCGCTACGATGCGGCTCTGCGGGAGGTCATGCCCCAGACGCTGGAGACGGCAACGCCGGCCTTGATCGCCGGCTCGGCGCTGGGCGCCATGCACGGGGCCTACATCCGCTTGCGCGCCAGCGGCTCGGGCGCCGGGGTGCGCATGCAAGGGGTGCTGGCCTCGGCCCAGGACCTCATCGTGCAGGCCGACGGCCAGGTCAGCCTGCGCACAAGCGCCGCGCGGGGCGAGATCCGTGTCCAGGCGGGCCAGGACCTGGAGTTGGGCGCAGCCGATAGCCAGACCCTGGCCAGGCAGGCGCTCGCGTTGCACGCAGGCGGCGCGATTCAGGTGCAGGGCCAGGGGCAGGCGGGCAGGCTCACCATCGAGGGGCGCAGCCTGAGTTGGGATGCGGGCGTATGGCGCGTGCGGGGCGTCCCGGAGCACGAGGCGATCCGCATCACACTGGCCCAGGGGTATCGCAGCGCCAAGGCCGCCACGCTAACCCTGGATCAAGGCCATGCGCGCCTGCGAGCGGGCAGCCTGGCGCAGGCCGGCCTGCTTGCGGCCCGCGATGGGGAGATCCAGTTGCAGCTCGGCGGGGCGGCTCACAATGCCGGCCGCATCGAGGCCAGCCGGGCGCTGGTGATCAAGACACCCGCCACGCTGGACAATGCCGGCGAGTTACGCGGCCAGCGCTTGCAGGCCGAAGCGGCCGCGCTGCAAAACAGCGGCGCAATGCAAACGGTTGCGGGCGATCTGAGGCTCTTGAGCCAGACCACGCTGCGCAATAGCGGCCGGATCAGAAGCCAAGGCGAACTCCGCGCGCACAGCCTAGGCGCGCTCCTCAACACCGGCCAGATCGTCGGCGGCCAGTTGCTAGCCGTGCAGGCCAACCATCTGGACAACAGCGGCGCGTTGCAAGCGCAAGACCTGTTGGCGCAAACCCCCGGCGCGCTGGCCAACACGGGGCGCATCGAGGCGCAGCGCAGGCTGGATATCGCCACGGGCACGTATGCCAACACCGGCGTGATGGCAGGTCAGAACACCCGACTCAGCACCTCGCAGCCACTGACCCTGGACGCCCGCGCCGCCGCGCCCCAGGCGAGCAGCGCCCTGCGCATCAGCAGCCCCGCGATCACCGTGGCCGCCCCGCTCGCCTCGCCCGCCGCCCTCACCCTGCAGGCCACCGAAAGCGATCTGGACAACGCCAGCGCCATCACCGCCGGCCAGACCCTGGTGCTGCGCGCCCAAGGCGCCATCCGCAACCGGACGGGCGCGCTGATCTGGAGCGCGCAAGACCTGGGGCTGGCCAGCCAGGATCTCCTGAACGCACGCCATGGCCTGATCTATGCCCAGGGGGCCATGGCCATCGAAGCGCGGGGTCAGCTGATCAACCGCCTGGGCCGCATCGAGAGCGGCGCGGCAATGCAGATCGACACGCCCGATTTGCAAAACCTGGCCGAGGTCAGCGGCGATGTCCGGGTCGATCCCAGCCAGGGCGGCCGGGTGCGGGGCGCGAGGTATTCGGTGGGACGGTTTCTGCGTTCGGCCCATCTCCAGATCGGCGATTTCTCCGGCGGCGACATCGTCTCGACCTTGCAGGCCGAGCAGGGCGTCATTCACGCCGGCGGGGCCATGGCCGTGAACCAGGGCGCTCGCCACGGCCAGCCCAACCAGGTTTTGAACCAGGGCCGCTTGACCGCCCAGGGCCAGCAGGACATCGACGCCCAGGTGCGCAACACCTCCCCCTTCAAGCCGCTGTCGCTCATCGATTACTTCCAGCGCATCCCGGTCCCGTACGAGATATGGGACAGCGCGGCCAGCCTGAGCCCCATCGTACGCAAGCAAAGCCTGTACGCCTTGCTCGACCATGCCCTGACCCGGCATCCCAAGGAGAGCGACAACTGGTACAAGATCTGGGGGCTTTACGACTACAAAAACGCCTGGCTGGGCACCGCCCTGGCGCTGACCGATATGCGCCAGGCGCCCGCGCTCTCCAGCGCGCTGGCGCAGGCGCTGGGCGGTGACTGGCGCGGCCTGAGCGAGGACGAGCGCAGCCAACGCTGGCAGGCCTTGATCCAGGGCGAGCGCGGCGGCATCCTGCCCATCTATCCCGCGCAGACGGCCGTCATCGGCGGCAACCAGGGGGTGACGATACAGGGCGGCCTGCAAAACGGCGAGGCCATGCCCGCTCATTTGGAGGCGGGCCTGGACCCGGCGTTGCGCGCCGCCATGCAAACGGCCAAACAGGGGTGGAAGCCGCTGCCAGCAACGCCTGCAACATCGTTGAGCCCATCGCCAGCACCGACGCAGGCCAACACACAGCATCCACAAGCCGACCCTGCCACGCCGCCGGAGGGTGCGAACCACGCCACGCCAAGCGGAACGCCCTCACCGGCCTTGCCCGCCCAGGAGGCCGACGACTTTGCCGACACGCTGGCGCAACTGCTAGCCAACAACCATCTGTTCGGCCATGCGGGCCCTGTAGGCGCCGTGCCCACGCCCTATTACGAGACCCGGGTGCCGTTCGTGGACCCGAGCCGGTTCTATGGCTCGGCCTACTTCTTTGAGCGCGTCGGCTATCGGCCCCAGGCCCCGATGTATGTCGCAGGCGATAACTATTTTGATGACCGCTTTATCCGGCGTCAGGCCGAGCGGCTGATGGGCGCGCAGCTCTCGCGTATGCCGCACACGAACCTCGCCCGGCAGTTGATGGACAACGCCGCGCAGGCGCAGGCGGCGCTCGGGCTGCAAGTGGGCGTGGCGCCCACGGCCGAGCAACTGGCCCGGCTTCAGGACGATATCGTTTGGTATACCTGGCACGAGATCGACGGCCAGTCCGTGTTGATGCCCCAGGTCTATCTCGGCCAAGGGACGCGCGCCCAGCCCGCGGTCGGCGCAGCGCTGGCCTCGGCAGGCGATATCCGGGTCGAGGGCGGCGCTATCCAGCAGAATAACGCCTGGATCGCGGGCCGCACCGTGCGCTTGCAGGCCGGGGCGAACGATGTGCAAATCGTCAATAGCGACGGCGTACGGGGCGGCGTGCAGGCCGATGAGGCGGTGGACATCGCCGGGCGCAATCTCTATATCAAGGGCGGCGTCATCCAGGGCAAGACCGTGACGCTGGCGGCGCAGCACAGGCTGGAGATCGTCACCGGGCGCGCCGCCGACGGCCAGGGCCAGTTCCGCCGCGATACGCACACCGGCGTGTTCGCGGGCGACAGCCTGTCCGCGCAGGCCGGACAAGACCTCCTTATGCGCGGCGCCCAGCTCGCGGGCGAGCGCGTCGCTCTCCAGGCCAATAATGCTTACCTGGGCGAAGTGCGCCAAGCCTCGGGCCAACGCGAACACCATTTCAACAGCGACTTTCTGACGCTGTTTTTTGCCGAGTCCAATGCCCGCCACACCCAGAACCAGGGGGCCGGCAGCACGATACAGGCCGACACGCTGGATTTGAATATCGGTCATGACCTGGGCCTGCTCGGCGGCCAGATACAGGCCCGCCGCACCACGGGCCAGATCGGCGGGGACATGGTGGCCGTGGCCTCGGCCCGCCACACCATGTCCACGCAGCAAGATATAGCCTTCGAACTCATGATCGGCGCGCGCGCGGGCGCCGGCGGCCAGGAAGCCAGCGCCACGGCCAATCAGTACTCGGGCCACAAGAGCGCGGCCGGTCAGGGCGCGATGTCGGGCGCCGAGGCGCGCACCGGGATCAGTTTCTCCTACGCGCACGCCCACTCCCAGGCGACAACCCATCACAATGCCCAGCTCAACCTCGGTGCGGGCAGGCTCGAAGTCGGCGGGCGCCTGGACCTGGGCGGCGCCGATATCAACGCCGATCGCGCCCAGGACACCGCCGCCCACGCCGGCACCCTGGCGATCTCGGCCCAGGCCATCGAGAGCACCCGCTACCTCGACACGGCAAGCTCGCAGGAAGAAAGCGGCGGCTTCTTCGTGGGGCTCAAGGCCAATGCCCGATCCTCCCTGCTCGATGTCGCCACCCATATCGGCACCACCGCGCAGCAGGGCCAGCAGGCCGAGGTGGACCCCGGGCTGACCGCCTTGCAGGCCGTCGGCGATGTGAGCAATCTGGTGCTCAACGACACCGGCGAGGTCTCGGCCAGCCTGGGCGCCGAGCTGAGTTACGGCCGCAGCGACCACCACCAGCAAAGCGAGAACAGCCACATCCTGGGCGGCAACCTGCACCTCACCAGCACACAGGGCGACATCGAGCTCGTGGGCGCGCGCTTTGCGGGCGGCGAGTCGGTGGTGCTCGATGCCGCCCACGCCCTGCACATCCGCAGCGCGCAAAGCACCGAGTCCGCCAGCAGCCAGTCCCATAGCCTGTCGGGCTATATGAACTACAGCGCCAGTTGCAATGCGGTCCAGGGCGCCTGCGGCGCCAGCGGCAATGTCAGCCTGGGCGGCTCGCACACCACCAGCCAACTCGAGGCACGGCGCTATGCCAACAGCCAAATCCAGGCTCAGCACATCACCCTGAAATCCGGCGGCGACACGAACTTGATCGGCACACGCGCGCAGGCCGATCAAGCGCTCACGGTGCAAGCCGGCGGGTCGCTGCGTCTCGACACCCTGCAAGACCATCAGCGCAGCGCCTCCAACGGCGGAGACTGGAGCCTGTCGGCAGGCGCGGGCGTGAACACCCGCACCCTGGGCGCGGTCCTCTTCAATGCCGGCGTCACGGTGCATCACGAACACGACAACTACGACACCACCACACAGGCCGCCGGCCTGCACGCCGGCCAGCGCCTGACGATGCGGGTCGGGCGCGACGCCGCCCTCACCGGCGCGGCCATCACGGCGGCGGGCCCGGGCTCCTCGGTAGACATCGGGGGCAAGCTGATCGCCCGGACCCTGCAAGCATCCCGCGATCATGACGGCGGCTACGGCGGGGCTTCGGCCGGCATCTCGCAATCGAGCAGCCTGCCCACCCTCACACTCAATGCGGGCCGCATCGCGGGCGAGCACTACGCCGCTACTTTGAACGCGACCGTGGATATAGGTCAAACGCGGGGCAACGGCACACTACAGGCCGCCACCGAAGGGCCGCTCATGCAGCAGGCCACTCAACAAGAGGTCGTCCAGCACAAGCGGCGCTGGGCCCAGAACGACATCCAGATCACCTTCTCCAAGCTGGATGTAGGCAGCAAGCAAGCCAAACAGAAAATGGCCCGGGGCGAGCTCGATGGCCTCACGGCTATGGACCTCAAACGTAACCGGGTCGGCCCCAGTAGCGCCGAACTCCTGCCGGATAAGGTCGCTGCGCACGCCCCCCTTCAGGAGGCGCAAGCCACAGCGAAAGCGCCGCCGGACTCGAGCAAGATCAGGTCGGTCAGTTGCGATGCTGGAAGATGCGTGCCACAGGAGCTGAACGCACTTCGAGCCGCCCCCGAAACCTTGAACCTGCAGGTGCTCGGCGACAGGGGTTTGGGTGCAGGGCAAAGCGATCCGCAAGCTCTCGCGACCAGCGCTCCTGATGTAGGTCAGAAAAAAAGCCCATCGAGCGGCAGCGGAACCTCGAGCACCGAACTTGCGCCAAGCGCATCGATTCCAGACAGCCGGGCACCTAGGGAGCGCAGCCCTTCTCTGCCGCTTGCCACTGGTGATCGCTACCAGCATAGGCTGATTGTGCCGCTGAGCGCTGACGCCACCACGCAAACCGCCGCAGCGCGGCTGGCCGGCAAACATGCCGCAAACAGCATCCTACTCCCGGCCGACAGCCAAGAGGCCTGGCGGACCGCAGCCCAGGCGATGCCCCGGCTTGACGGCCGCATCAAACTTCAGTTCGTCGGGCATGGCTCGAACGACGAGAGCACGCTGGGAGAAAGAAATGCCGCAACCCTGGCCGCCATGATTCAAGGCCTGAGTCCTCGGCTGGGCGTCCGGCTCGATAAAGTGGCCCTGGTCGGCTGCGACACGGGCGCCTGCTCAGGCCGCGATATCGCCAGCCCGTTGCGCGGCCTGCTGCGCCAACAGGCGCCGCAGGCTGTCGTGTCTGCTTATGAGGGCAGGGTCGATGTCAGCAGCCTGGGCAAAAAATTACGTGTGACCGAGGGAGGTTTGGGCATAGGCGGCTCCAAACCGCGCCACGACAGCGCCACTGCGACGCGAGAAGAATCACTCGAAGCGCCTCAGTCTCTGATTCGCTACCGTATTACGCATCCCACATCGGGCTACGAGCTGCTTGGCAATGACAAAGTAGAAATCACGCAGAATGGGACGGCAGATCAACTGATTATTCTGGCTCACGGCTCGTGGACAGGCTTACACCTAGACAGTCTGCGAGACTACAGCGGCTATACGCGCATCCCCCAAGAGCTGGCGCCTGTCTATTTTTACAGCCGTCATGGAGAAACCAGCTATGGGGCCGCGTTGCAAGCGATCTTGGAGGCGCCCGACATCGCCTTGCAAGGCATGCCCGCCATCACTTTCTCGAGCCGCAAGCAACTGCGCTACAACGCGCAAAAAAACGGTTTTTCATTCCACGATCACAAACGTTTTAGTGCACAAAAGGCGCAGCGAGTCGAAGTCGCGCCACCCGGATCATGGGTGCCAAATTACGACCTCAAAGTCGAGGACTTCGGTTTACTCAGCGACGCGCATGCCGGAAATCTCCACCCGCGTTTTGATGTCGCTACCGCGACGGACCGTGGTGGCACGACACCGTTTTCGGACGTACTGAACATGGCGACGGCGACAGGCAGCCAGTACAAAGCCATCCATTTTCTGCCCTGCCGCATTTGTAGAGATGCGCAAGGCCGGCCAATACCTGCCCGCAACGACATTATCTTTGTTGCGCTCGATGACGCCCGCCCTGAGAGTCCCCCCCTGGTTTCACCGCTTCCGGACCCTTATGGTTCGCGCGTCGTCATTCAACTCGACGCCGATCTGGCCAATGAAAAGGCCGCGCGTCGCCTGACCGCCCGACACCCCGAAAACACTGCCTGGCTCCGTCTTCGACCCGGTGATCGCGTGAGCCTGGTCAGCGCTGGCAAGCAGATTCAACCTGGCCCGCAGAAGATTCAATTAGTGGGCAATGCCAGTCAACACAAGGGAACGCCCATCATCGGCGGCATCACCGCGCGCGAAGCGGCACAGTTCATACGTACTGCGAGCACGGCTGTTGAGCCTGGCGCATGGCTGGAGAAAGTCAGCCTCGTGAGCTGCGTCACCGCCGCCTGCGCAAGAAACCGGCTGAGCGACGAAGTTAGGCGCATCCTGAAAAGCCGCGTCGAGATCCAAGACTTCCCCAGTCCTCCCCCCTCGCACGGACAGGACAGGCCCGCACTGAGCGGCGCAATCCCCAAACATAAAACACCGCAGCGGTCCTCCCAGGCGAGCGGGCCTTCGCTTGCTCCCGGCGATCGCTACCAGCATAGGCTGATTGTGCCGCTGGCCACCGACCCCGCCACGCAAACCGCCGCAGCGCGGCTGGCCGGCAAACATGCCGCAAACAGCATCGTGCTCGCGGCCGCCACCCAAGAGGCCTGGCGGACTGCGACCGCGACGATGCCCCGGCTCGACGGCCGCATCAAACTCCAGTTCGTCGGGCATGGCTCGCACGACGAAGCGACGCTAGGCGGCAAAAATGCCGCAACCCTGGCCGCCATGATTCAAGACTTAAGCCCTCGGCTGGGCGCCGACGCCAAGCTCGATAAAGTGGCCCTAGTCGGCTGCGACACCGGCGCCTGCGCAGGCCGCGATATCGCCAGTCAGTTGCGCGGTGTGCTGCGCCAACAGGCGCCGCACGCTGTCGTGTCTGCTTATGACGGCAAGGTCGATGTCAGCAGCCTGGGCAAAAAAACACGGGTCAAGGAGGGAGGCTTGGGAATATGCTGCTCCAAACCCCGCCACAACAACGCTCCTGCATCACCCGGCAAAAACACTAAAACGCCCGTTATTCAATTCAGCACGCCCCACCCCACTTCCGGGGTCACCCTGATGGGCAATGACAAAGTAGAAATCACGCAGAATGGGACGGCGGATCAGCTCATCGTGCTAGCGCACGGATCCTGGACTCCCCCACACCTGGACAGCCCGAGTGACGACATCGGCTATACGCGCATTCCTCATGGAGTGGCGCCGATTTATTTTTACAGCCGTCATGGAGAACCAACCCACGGAATCGCGTTAGAACAAGTCATGGCAGCCCCCGATCTGGCTTTGCGGGGCATGCCTGCCATTGACTTCTCGAGCCGCAAGGAGATTCGGCATGCCGCCCAGGCAGCTGGCTCTGCGTTTCATCAATACAGGCAGTTTCTCGCAAAAAAAACGCAACGCGTCGAAGTCGCTGCCGCAGGGACGCGGGTCCCTGACTACGATCTAGAGCGCGAAGACGTCGATATGTTGGAAAGCGCGCACGCGGGGATGGTCAATACCCGTTTTGATGTCATTACCGCAGCAAAGCCTGAGAATCCCTCCGCCCGATTCTCCGATGTGCTGAAAATGGTAAAGGCAACGGGTCATCCCTATAAGGCCATACACTTTATTGCATGCCGCACTTGCCTGGATAGCGATGGTGAGCCCATAGCGGCCAATGACGACATTGATTCCGGCTTACCCTCTCAGCCCACCAACGGCATCCCTAGCACTGTTGCAAGCAGTCGGGATCCTTATCGCTCGCGTATCGTGCTGCAACTCGAAACGACCCCTTCAACCAGGAAGTCGCACGCAGCCTGA
- a CDS encoding C80 family cysteine peptidase: MSTKHSTNSVWVSMDIGDSVYVHTIGKQIRPGPQKIQLVGHGSFYKGKPVIGGFTTKETAELIRQVNQTFTLGATLKKVTLVDCATTPCAGPKLRDDLAASLRALRLGRPQITIYTGKAAVTPTTSLSLGSQSGETAGQSPLKKRADKD; this comes from the coding sequence CTGAGCACCAAACATTCGACGAATAGCGTCTGGGTAAGCATGGACATAGGCGACTCCGTCTATGTCCACACGATAGGTAAGCAGATCAGGCCGGGCCCGCAGAAGATCCAACTCGTCGGCCATGGCAGTTTTTACAAAGGAAAGCCTGTCATCGGGGGATTCACCACGAAGGAAACGGCGGAACTAATCCGACAAGTCAACCAGACTTTCACGCTGGGAGCCACCTTAAAAAAAGTCACCCTGGTCGACTGCGCCACGACACCCTGCGCGGGGCCAAAACTGCGTGATGACTTGGCCGCCAGCCTGCGCGCCCTCCGACTTGGCCGTCCCCAAATCACCATCTATACCGGTAAGGCCGCTGTCACGCCGACCACAAGCCTAAGTCTAGGGTCACAAAGCGGCGAGACGGCCGGACAATCGCCCCTCAAAAAAAGGGCGGACAAGGATTGA